The Trichosurus vulpecula isolate mTriVul1 chromosome 4, mTriVul1.pri, whole genome shotgun sequence genome contains a region encoding:
- the LOC118845733 gene encoding alpha-1,3-mannosyl-glycoprotein 4-beta-N-acetylglucosaminyltransferase-like protein MGAT4E, which translates to MHYSTLCSGLAFPAFILLGFLLSLGATTEIDEDQELEEKKILAWMIAQQQITSVSKSHLRSFKEISNPSEFSNASYQQLAGILPTKKKLMTIGLSSMQHPQGNYLMSTLKSLFLASSKDELKNVLVLVYLTVLDPTWFNETISDIVKTFSPQTLAGQLLVICSLSTPCPMRSLKTNVSQAYSNMVQFNQNVAHALLMNFAANLSNYFLMIEDNVHCLRNFITCIQREMVTWETDNWVLMEFSTWGFVGKLLHSSDLPQLAQFFFLYREVAPDVLLYHFRKLLDQNHPIQFSPSLFHQVGFSFNESSSNKSKYKKVKNKDREEPPNNPPATVYSNLRILNDVSPQKAYILGEKGFFWALEPKVGNHLTVVLAKAATVTRVQVLTGTDQENKEKLKDGKVELGYDPQGEPKACTHYILLGSLVNGKLDHKMLNKKTGKNVSCLKLVVSTSQHGKVMIKHINIWSKPEW; encoded by the exons ATGCATTATTCTACTCTATGCTCTGGGCTGGCCTTTCCTGCATTCATTCTCCTGGGGTTCCTCCTCAGCCTGGGAGCTACCACCGAAATTGATGAAGATCAGGAACTG gaggaaaagaagatcttGGCTTGGATGATCGCCCAGCAACAGATCACCTCTGTGAGCAAAAGTCACTTGAGGTCCTTCAAAGAAATCTCCAACCCCTCAGAGTTTAGTAATGCCTCCTATCAACAGCTGGCTGGAATCCTGCCCACCAAGAAAA AACTGATGACTATAGGTCTGTCCTCTATGCAGCATCCCCAGGGCAACTACCTCATGAGTACCTTGAAGTCACTATTCCTTGCTTCCTCCAAGGATGAGCTGAAGAATGTCCTAGTGCTGGTTTACTTGACTGTCCTTGATCCTACTTGGTTCAATGAGACCATTAGTGACATTGTCAAGACATTCAGCCCACAAACACTGGCAGGGCAATTGCTAGTGATCTGTTCCTTGTCTACTCCCTGTCCTATGAGGTCTCTGAAAACTAACGTCAGTCAGGCCTACTCCAATATGGTCCAATTTAATCAGAATGTGGCCCATGCCTTGCTCATGAACTTCGCTGCCAACCTCTCTAACTATTTCCTGATGATTGAAGATAACGTCCACTGCTTGCGTAACTTTATCACTTGCATACAGAGAGAGATGGTGACCTGGGAGACAGATAACTGGGTGCTAATGGAATTCTCAACATGGGGCTTTGTTGGCAAACTCCTGCATTCCAGTGACCTCCCCCAGCTCGCTcaattcttctttctctacagGGAGGTAGCTCCTGATGTGCTTCTCTACCATTTCCGAAAGCTGCTTGACCAGAACCATCCCATCCAATTCAGCCCTTCCCTCTTCCATCAAGTGGGCTTCTCCTTCAATGAGAGCAGCTCCAACAAATCAAAGTACAAGAAGGTCAAGAATAAGGACAGAGAGGAGCCACCCAACAATCCACCTGCGACTGTCTACAGTAATTTGAGGATTTTAAATGATGTTTCTCCCCAAAAGGCCTACATCCTAGGTGAGAAAGGGTTCTTCTGGGCACTGGAGCCTAAGGTTGGCAACCATTTAACCGTGGTTTTGGCCAAGGCAGCCACAGTCACCCGGGTGCAGGTGTTGACAGGTACAGACCAGGAAAACAAGGAGAAGCTGAAGGATGGCAAAGTAGAATTAGGCTATGATCCCCAAGGAGAGCCCAAAGCCTGTACCCACTACATTCTGCTGGGGTCACTGGTAAATGGGAAGCTGGACCACAAGATGTTGAATAAAAAGACAGGGAAGAATGTGAGCTGTCTGAAGCTAGTAGTGAGTACCTCTCAGCATGGCAAAGTAATGATCAAGCACATTAATATTTGGAGCAAGCCTGAGTGGTAG